One Streptomyces hundungensis DNA segment encodes these proteins:
- a CDS encoding DUF6777 domain-containing protein translates to MPSTLRKIATAAAVLAVGSFAAGCGGGANGADSEQDLNLQPIAAQGPDPFTESTAESTATPTPAVPPGAGSGTPAPSLRSVRTVTGSTPGLYGGTQSVASCDVEKQIRFLGGDRAKTRAFADAAGIDPGSIPSFLRGLTPVVLRVDARVTNHGFRDGSATSFQSVLQAGTAVLVDDHGAPRVRCACGNPLRPPSAHQGGWKDKGTPWPGYRGDRVIVVRPTTVVINTLIIVNVTNNTWIERKSGDDGRHDKRRPDIHIDPAKPPVPEPPSPPASPSTSLSPNTSPSPSPDCPTPTPTVTVTETPSSPPPSAPPSSPSPQSAPPSPQSPPASSPSGCPSATKTVTATPETPAPSSSPPSPLVPPDTGAPSDLPSLPSDMPSGPESDPFGPSPESENV, encoded by the coding sequence GTGCCCTCGACCCTGCGCAAAATCGCCACTGCCGCCGCCGTCCTCGCCGTCGGCTCCTTCGCCGCCGGATGCGGCGGCGGCGCCAACGGCGCGGACAGCGAGCAGGACCTCAACCTCCAGCCGATCGCGGCACAGGGGCCGGACCCGTTCACCGAGTCCACGGCCGAGTCGACGGCGACACCCACCCCCGCGGTCCCGCCCGGCGCCGGGAGCGGCACCCCGGCGCCGAGCCTCCGTTCGGTCCGTACCGTCACGGGTTCCACGCCGGGCCTGTACGGCGGCACCCAGTCCGTGGCGAGCTGCGACGTGGAGAAGCAGATCCGCTTCCTCGGCGGCGACCGGGCCAAAACCCGGGCCTTCGCCGACGCCGCCGGCATCGACCCGGGCTCCATCCCCAGCTTCCTGCGCGGCCTGACCCCCGTCGTGCTGCGCGTGGACGCCCGGGTCACCAACCACGGCTTCCGCGACGGCTCGGCCACCAGCTTCCAGTCGGTGCTCCAGGCCGGCACCGCCGTGCTGGTCGACGACCACGGAGCGCCGCGCGTGCGATGCGCCTGCGGGAACCCGCTGCGGCCGCCCAGCGCCCACCAGGGCGGTTGGAAGGACAAGGGCACGCCGTGGCCCGGCTACCGGGGTGACCGCGTCATCGTGGTGCGGCCCACCACGGTCGTCATCAACACCCTCATCATCGTCAACGTCACCAACAACACCTGGATCGAGCGCAAGAGCGGCGACGACGGACGGCACGACAAGCGGCGCCCCGACATCCACATCGACCCGGCGAAGCCCCCGGTCCCCGAGCCGCCGTCACCGCCGGCCAGCCCGAGCACCTCGCTGTCGCCGAACACGTCGCCGTCACCGAGCCCCGACTGCCCGACGCCGACGCCGACCGTGACGGTCACCGAGACGCCGAGCTCACCGCCGCCGTCCGCCCCACCGTCCTCGCCGTCCCCGCAATCCGCCCCGCCGTCCCCGCAGAGCCCGCCCGCGTCGAGCCCGAGCGGCTGCCCGAGCGCCACCAAGACGGTCACCGCGACGCCCGAGACGCCCGCGCCGAGTTCCTCGCCGCCCTCCCCGCTGGTGCCCCCGGACACGGGCGCGCCCAGCGACCTCCCCTCGCTGCCCTCCGACATGCCGAGCGGCCCGGAATCCGACCCCTTCGGACCGTCACCGGAGTCGGAGAACGTCTGA
- a CDS encoding alpha/beta hydrolase family protein — protein MSQTPGDTTAFHDLSSFLAIPRVNQLALSPDGKRLVAAVAALDSEGTQFVSGLWDIDPEAIREPRRLTRSPKGESAPAFGPDGTLYFLSARQNGDPHAAKETEEAAAIWALPESGEAALTARHPGGIAGFTLARDHLTLAYTGGLLPGAADAEAHAKLRADRADAHVTAVLYESGLTRYWDSDLGPDERHTFVRRGHDGHGSPVDAGGQGFVSEAETALSPDGTRVAHTRFVHGPVPDRNRTVVVVADATTGEELRVVEDDDHVHSAPLFTSDGAGLICTRQVRETYERPYRYTLVHVDLASGEQSELLPDFENWPIGAVVSPRAEDATLWFAADELGHSPVFRRDADGTVTRLTASGTYTSLCVAPDGRTLYALRSSVASPPTPVRLDAAAPDQEPAALKAPGAAGRLPGTLTEVHTVGGDQFPLRSWLVLPEGASAERPAPLLVFPHGGPETSWNAWTWRWNPWPFAARGYAVLLPDPALSAGYGPRMHERGWGQWGGRPYDDLMRMTDATEARPDIDATRTGLAGASYGGYLANRVATLTDRFKAIVSHASIWDLRSFESDTDVPDYFRRIFGHPLTRPERYEENSPFLAADRIRTPMLVVHGGKDYRVPVGQGRALFQELQRHEVPVKFLYFPDEGHWILAPNHARLWYSTLLNFLDHHVLGKEWERPAMV, from the coding sequence ATGTCCCAGACACCCGGTGACACCACCGCCTTCCACGACCTGTCCTCCTTCCTCGCGATCCCGCGCGTCAACCAACTCGCGCTCTCGCCCGACGGAAAGCGCCTGGTGGCCGCCGTGGCGGCCCTCGACTCCGAAGGCACCCAGTTCGTGTCCGGCCTGTGGGACATCGACCCCGAAGCGATACGCGAACCCCGCCGCCTCACCCGCTCACCCAAGGGCGAGTCCGCGCCCGCCTTCGGCCCGGACGGCACCCTGTACTTCCTCTCCGCCCGCCAAAACGGCGACCCGCACGCGGCGAAGGAGACCGAGGAGGCCGCCGCGATCTGGGCGCTGCCCGAGAGCGGCGAGGCCGCCCTGACGGCCCGCCACCCCGGCGGCATCGCCGGGTTCACCCTCGCCAGGGACCACCTCACCCTCGCCTACACCGGCGGGCTGCTGCCCGGCGCCGCCGACGCCGAGGCACACGCCAAACTGCGCGCGGACCGGGCCGACGCCCACGTCACCGCCGTCCTCTATGAGTCCGGGCTCACCCGGTACTGGGACAGCGACCTCGGCCCCGACGAGCGGCACACCTTCGTCCGCCGGGGCCACGACGGCCACGGGTCACCCGTCGACGCCGGCGGCCAGGGCTTCGTGAGCGAGGCCGAGACCGCCCTGTCGCCCGACGGCACCCGCGTCGCCCACACCCGCTTCGTCCACGGCCCCGTGCCCGACCGCAACCGCACCGTCGTCGTGGTCGCCGACGCCACCACCGGCGAGGAACTGCGCGTGGTCGAGGACGACGACCACGTCCACAGCGCCCCGCTGTTCACCTCCGACGGCGCCGGCCTCATCTGCACCCGCCAAGTCCGCGAAACCTATGAGCGGCCGTACCGCTACACCCTCGTCCACGTCGACCTGGCCAGTGGCGAGCAGAGCGAACTCCTGCCGGACTTCGAGAACTGGCCCATCGGGGCGGTGGTCTCACCGCGCGCCGAGGACGCCACCCTCTGGTTCGCCGCCGACGAACTCGGCCACTCTCCCGTCTTCCGGCGCGACGCCGACGGCACCGTCACCCGGCTCACCGCGTCCGGCACGTACACCTCACTCTGCGTCGCACCCGACGGCCGCACGCTCTACGCGCTGCGCAGCTCGGTCGCGAGCCCGCCCACCCCGGTCCGCCTCGACGCCGCCGCGCCCGACCAGGAGCCCGCCGCGCTCAAGGCACCCGGCGCGGCCGGCCGGCTGCCGGGCACCCTGACCGAGGTGCACACGGTCGGCGGCGACCAATTCCCGCTGCGCTCCTGGCTGGTGCTGCCCGAGGGCGCGTCCGCCGAGCGGCCGGCGCCGCTGCTCGTCTTCCCGCACGGCGGACCCGAGACCTCCTGGAACGCCTGGACCTGGCGCTGGAACCCGTGGCCCTTCGCCGCCCGCGGATACGCGGTCCTGCTCCCCGACCCGGCCCTGTCGGCCGGCTACGGCCCGCGGATGCACGAGCGCGGGTGGGGACAGTGGGGCGGGCGGCCTTACGACGATCTGATGCGGATGACCGACGCCACCGAGGCGCGCCCCGACATCGACGCCACCCGCACCGGCCTGGCGGGCGCCTCGTACGGCGGCTACCTGGCCAACCGGGTCGCCACCCTGACGGACCGCTTCAAGGCGATCGTGTCGCACGCCTCGATCTGGGACCTGCGGAGCTTCGAGTCGGACACGGACGTCCCGGACTACTTCCGGCGCATCTTCGGCCACCCGCTGACCCGGCCGGAACGCTACGAGGAGAACTCGCCCTTCCTCGCGGCCGACCGCATCCGCACCCCGATGCTGGTGGTGCACGGAGGCAAGGACTACCGGGTCCCGGTCGGCCAGGGCAGGGCACTCTTCCAGGAACTCCAGCGCCACGAGGTCCCCGTCAAGTTCCTGTACTTCCCCGACGAGGGCCACTGGATCCTCGCCCCGAACCACGCCCGCCTCTGGTACTCGACCCTGCTGAACTTCCTCGACCACCACGTCCTGGGCAAGGAGTGGGAACGGCCCGCGATGGTGTGA
- a CDS encoding SDR family NAD(P)-dependent oxidoreductase has translation MTVTEDFQDQEHGPGVDERPGQGVDQDFGPGIDPERLALCLSVLAELDQIDVDHPDAIAVRRATAGVYRTVKQRRRQERRAAKTAHDRAVTEATATGSAERIDDETEGLLPRSSVTGEIAGILQRPRSCYICKARYVEVDAFYHQLCQKCAAENRARRDARTDLTGKRALLTGGRAKIGMYIALRLLRDGAHTTITTRFPKDAIRRFKAMEDSGEWMHRLEVVGIDLRDPAQVVALAEQTAAQGPLDILINNATQTVRRLPSAYAALVDGESAPLPAGELPAHHVIGAFNSGAVDGLAALPVGTSGLDAQRVADLALVAGNASIAKHHDGTALDAGGLLPDVVDTNTWVQSIDQISPVELLETQLCNYTAPFILISSLRPVMADAARKAPKGRAYVVNVSAMEGVFSRGYKGAGHPNTNAAKAAMNMVTRTSGQEMFESDKILMTSVDTGWITDERPHHDKLRLAEEGFHAPLDLVDGAARVYDPIVRGELGEDLHSVFLKDYAPGNW, from the coding sequence ATGACGGTGACAGAGGACTTCCAGGACCAGGAGCACGGTCCCGGTGTCGACGAGCGGCCCGGCCAGGGCGTCGACCAGGACTTCGGCCCCGGCATCGACCCCGAGCGGCTCGCGCTCTGCCTGAGCGTGCTGGCGGAACTCGACCAGATCGACGTCGACCACCCCGACGCCATCGCCGTGCGCCGCGCCACCGCCGGCGTGTACCGGACCGTTAAGCAGCGCCGCCGCCAGGAGCGCCGCGCCGCCAAGACCGCCCACGACCGGGCCGTCACCGAGGCGACCGCCACCGGCTCCGCCGAACGCATCGACGACGAGACCGAGGGCCTGCTGCCCAGGTCGTCCGTGACCGGCGAGATCGCGGGCATACTCCAGCGCCCCCGCTCCTGCTACATCTGCAAGGCCCGCTACGTCGAGGTCGACGCGTTCTACCACCAGCTCTGCCAGAAGTGCGCCGCCGAGAACCGCGCCCGCCGTGACGCCCGCACCGACCTCACCGGCAAGCGCGCCCTGCTCACCGGCGGCCGCGCCAAGATCGGCATGTACATCGCGCTGCGGCTGCTGCGCGACGGCGCGCACACCACCATCACCACCCGCTTCCCCAAGGACGCCATCCGCCGCTTCAAGGCGATGGAGGACTCCGGTGAGTGGATGCACCGCCTCGAAGTCGTCGGCATCGACCTGCGCGACCCCGCCCAGGTCGTCGCCCTGGCCGAGCAGACCGCCGCACAGGGCCCCCTCGACATCCTGATCAACAACGCCACGCAGACCGTGCGCCGACTGCCCTCCGCCTACGCCGCCCTGGTCGACGGCGAGAGCGCACCGCTGCCCGCCGGGGAGCTGCCCGCCCACCACGTCATCGGGGCCTTCAACTCGGGCGCGGTCGACGGCCTGGCGGCGCTTCCCGTCGGAACGTCGGGCCTCGACGCCCAGCGGGTCGCCGACCTCGCCCTGGTCGCCGGCAACGCCAGCATCGCCAAGCACCACGACGGCACCGCCCTCGACGCGGGCGGGCTGCTCCCGGACGTCGTGGACACCAACACCTGGGTGCAGTCCATCGACCAGATCTCCCCGGTCGAACTGCTCGAAACCCAGCTGTGCAACTACACCGCTCCGTTCATCCTGATCAGCAGCCTGCGCCCGGTGATGGCGGACGCGGCCCGCAAGGCGCCGAAGGGCCGCGCCTACGTGGTGAACGTGTCCGCGATGGAAGGCGTCTTCAGCCGCGGCTACAAGGGTGCGGGGCACCCCAACACCAACGCCGCGAAGGCCGCCATGAACATGGTCACCCGCACCAGCGGCCAGGAGATGTTCGAGAGCGACAAGATCCTGATGACGTCGGTCGACACCGGCTGGATCACCGACGAGCGCCCCCACCACGACAAGCTGCGGCTCGCCGAGGAGGGTTTCCACGCCCCCCTCGACCTCGTCGACGGCGCGGCCCGGGTCTACGACCCGATCGTGCGCGGCGAGCTCGGCGAGGACCTGCACAGCGTCTTCCTCAAGGACTACGCACCCGGCAACTGGTAG
- a CDS encoding Clp protease N-terminal domain-containing protein, producing the protein MFEFFTERAKQAIVASQDEAIALGHDFIGTEHILLGLAATEDSTAREALMARGVEVERLRAETVRILEAAGVASTGGRPAKDALASIGIDVEEIKRQADTAFGPGAFQYPRPAYTPRAKKVLEATLGEARALGHERFGTEHMLLGLLAAGDGGRGAEVLAALAVDPAGLREEVLARVAPGAA; encoded by the coding sequence GTGTTCGAGTTTTTCACCGAGCGTGCCAAGCAGGCGATCGTGGCCTCGCAGGACGAGGCGATCGCCCTGGGCCACGACTTCATCGGCACCGAGCACATCCTGCTCGGACTCGCCGCGACCGAGGACAGCACCGCCCGGGAGGCCCTGATGGCGCGGGGGGTCGAGGTGGAGCGGCTCCGCGCGGAGACCGTACGGATCCTCGAAGCGGCCGGGGTGGCGAGCACGGGCGGCCGGCCCGCCAAGGACGCCCTCGCCTCGATCGGCATCGACGTCGAGGAGATCAAGCGCCAGGCCGACACCGCCTTCGGGCCGGGTGCCTTCCAGTACCCCCGGCCCGCGTACACCCCCCGCGCCAAGAAGGTCCTGGAGGCCACCCTCGGCGAGGCCAGGGCGCTCGGCCACGAACGTTTCGGCACCGAGCACATGCTGCTCGGACTGCTGGCGGCCGGGGACGGAGGCCGGGGCGCCGAGGTCCTCGCCGCGCTCGCGGTGGACCCGGCGGGACTGCGGGAAGAGGTGCTGGCCAGAGTCGCTCCCGGCGCCGCGTAA
- a CDS encoding (2Fe-2S)-binding protein, with the protein MGRARALTPQELAQASSIGGFFALRTGRAEHPGVPLAAVYAGRTAPLTSRIDTVAARLRAPERRVAASIAHLGLAARLWSIALGPAALHGAVPDLTADRLSWDAGRSSPDDLLLAPGGEAREATVECLVETVLEGHLAPLGEAVRRDTPVSAALLRGNAGSALAGAVRELHGWARKAGRPEVGERARALGAALFAHPALADTGTLAFAPGPAFRRRSCCLYYRCPDGGLCGDCVFERPPRRADGPN; encoded by the coding sequence ATGGGGCGGGCGAGGGCGTTGACTCCACAAGAGCTGGCACAAGCGTCGTCGATCGGAGGGTTCTTCGCCCTGCGGACCGGGCGCGCCGAACACCCCGGGGTGCCGTTGGCCGCCGTGTACGCGGGACGGACGGCGCCCCTCACGTCCCGCATCGACACCGTCGCCGCCCGGCTGCGCGCCCCCGAGCGCAGGGTCGCCGCGTCCATCGCGCACCTGGGGCTCGCGGCCCGGCTCTGGTCGATCGCCCTCGGCCCGGCCGCCCTCCACGGCGCCGTGCCGGACCTCACGGCGGACCGGCTGTCCTGGGACGCCGGGCGGAGCAGCCCGGACGACCTCCTGCTCGCGCCCGGGGGCGAGGCCCGCGAGGCCACCGTCGAGTGCCTGGTGGAGACCGTGCTTGAGGGCCATCTCGCCCCGCTCGGTGAGGCGGTCCGCCGCGACACCCCGGTCTCGGCCGCGCTGTTGCGCGGCAACGCCGGTTCGGCGCTGGCCGGCGCGGTGCGCGAACTCCACGGCTGGGCACGGAAGGCGGGCCGCCCGGAGGTGGGGGAGCGGGCCCGGGCCCTGGGCGCCGCCCTGTTCGCCCACCCCGCTCTCGCCGACACCGGCACCCTCGCGTTCGCGCCCGGTCCCGCGTTCCGCAGGCGAAGCTGCTGCCTCTACTACCGCTGCCCCGACGGCGGGCTCTGCGGCGACTGCGTCTTCGAGCGCCCGCCGAGAAGGGCCGACGGTCCGAACTGA
- a CDS encoding DMT family transporter gives MSALVLAVLLSLVSAVAYAAAAIVQERVAASAPTSAYAPVRRPAWWGSVTLNGLGATLHVAALAYGPLTLVQPMGALTIVFALPMSALFIHRRAGAAAWRGAVMATVGLAGLLALTSGADARGVAMGARLTLAASGFAAVAALFVASRALHRAATRSVLLATAAGAAFALASVLTKSVAEDWQSGLPLGELPVLLATAGFATAGLLLSQASYRGAGLAAPLATVTVVNPVVAAAVGLTLFGESFRYGPAGTAIALGFGVVAAGGLILLTTERLAAARRSPLVMTSGPAPAPGAAGSRGDGRDQTATPPALR, from the coding sequence ATGAGCGCCCTTGTCCTAGCCGTGCTGCTGTCCCTGGTCTCCGCCGTCGCGTACGCGGCGGCGGCGATCGTGCAGGAGCGCGTCGCCGCGTCCGCCCCCACCAGCGCGTACGCCCCCGTGCGCCGCCCGGCGTGGTGGGGCTCGGTGACGCTCAACGGGCTCGGCGCCACCCTGCATGTCGCGGCCCTCGCCTACGGCCCGCTCACGCTGGTCCAGCCGATGGGCGCGCTCACCATCGTCTTCGCACTGCCGATGTCGGCCCTGTTCATCCACCGCCGGGCCGGAGCGGCCGCGTGGCGGGGCGCTGTCATGGCCACGGTGGGCCTGGCGGGCCTCCTGGCGCTGACGAGCGGGGCGGATGCGCGCGGGGTCGCCATGGGAGCGCGGCTGACCCTGGCCGCGTCCGGATTCGCCGCGGTGGCCGCGCTGTTCGTGGCGTCCAGGGCCCTGCACCGGGCGGCCACCCGCAGCGTGCTGCTCGCCACCGCGGCGGGCGCCGCCTTCGCGCTGGCCTCCGTGTTGACCAAGTCCGTCGCCGAGGACTGGCAGTCGGGCCTCCCGCTCGGGGAGCTGCCCGTCCTGCTCGCGACGGCCGGATTCGCGACCGCGGGGCTGCTGCTCTCGCAGGCCTCCTACCGCGGCGCGGGCCTCGCGGCTCCGCTCGCCACCGTCACCGTCGTCAATCCGGTGGTGGCCGCGGCCGTCGGGCTGACGCTGTTCGGCGAGTCGTTCCGGTACGGGCCGGCCGGCACCGCGATCGCCCTCGGCTTCGGCGTGGTGGCGGCGGGCGGCCTGATCCTGCTCACCACGGAACGGCTGGCCGCCGCCCGCCGCAGCCCCTTGGTCATGACCTCGGGCCCGGCCCCGGCGCCCGGTGCCGCCGGGAGCCGGGGGGACGGCCGGGATCAGACCGCGACGCCGCCGGCCCTCAGGTAG
- a CDS encoding transglycosylase family protein — MALRGRHRRYQPSRINRASLTVTAGGAGIALPLIGAGTADAASIDVWNKVAACESTNNWHINTGNGFYGGLQFTQSTWAAYGGHQYAARADLATRDQQIAVAEKVLKGQGPGAWPVCSGQAGLTRGGSAPQPATRHRAEIPAQAAHTEAKHASGSPAVQAPAVRKAEQASPTKVPGRRESYTVVHGDSLSVIAERERVEGGWPHLYAENRTVVGADPDLIRPGQRLTLPGGAPAKPTTPPKTVPKPAAKPPTAKHPTAKPPAAKPVAKAPVTSAGFTAPVDAHPSTPYHRAGASWASGYHTGVDFPVATGTSVKAVTSGTIVSAGWGGAYGYQVVIHHPDGRYSQYAHLSALTVKAGQRVNTGQRIGRSGATGNATGPHLHFEIRTGPAYGSDVDPLAYLRAGGVAV; from the coding sequence ATGGCCTTACGCGGCCGGCACCGCCGGTACCAGCCGAGCCGGATCAACCGGGCGTCCCTGACGGTCACGGCCGGCGGGGCGGGCATCGCCCTCCCCCTGATCGGCGCGGGCACCGCGGACGCGGCGTCCATCGACGTGTGGAACAAGGTCGCCGCCTGCGAGTCGACCAACAACTGGCACATCAACACCGGCAACGGCTTCTACGGCGGGCTCCAGTTCACCCAGTCCACCTGGGCCGCGTACGGGGGCCACCAGTACGCGGCGCGCGCGGACCTCGCCACCCGCGACCAGCAGATCGCGGTCGCCGAGAAGGTGCTCAAGGGGCAGGGCCCCGGCGCCTGGCCGGTCTGCTCGGGACAGGCCGGACTCACCCGGGGCGGTTCCGCGCCGCAGCCGGCCACACGGCACCGGGCCGAGATCCCCGCCCAGGCCGCCCACACCGAGGCGAAGCACGCGAGCGGATCGCCCGCCGTCCAGGCGCCCGCCGTACGCAAGGCCGAGCAGGCGAGCCCCACCAAGGTGCCGGGCCGCCGGGAGTCCTACACCGTGGTGCACGGCGACTCCCTGTCCGTGATCGCCGAGCGCGAACGGGTCGAGGGCGGCTGGCCGCATCTGTACGCCGAGAACCGCACGGTCGTCGGCGCCGACCCCGACCTCATCCGGCCGGGGCAGCGGCTGACCCTGCCCGGCGGCGCGCCCGCGAAGCCGACGACCCCGCCGAAGACCGTGCCGAAACCGGCCGCCAAGCCCCCCACGGCCAAGCACCCGACCGCCAAGCCGCCGGCGGCCAAGCCGGTCGCGAAGGCGCCCGTCACCTCGGCCGGGTTCACCGCGCCCGTCGACGCGCACCCCAGCACTCCGTACCACCGGGCCGGCGCGTCCTGGGCGAGCGGCTACCACACCGGTGTCGACTTCCCGGTGGCCACCGGCACCTCCGTCAAGGCGGTCACCTCCGGCACGATCGTCTCGGCCGGGTGGGGCGGCGCGTACGGATACCAGGTGGTGATCCACCACCCCGACGGCCGGTACAGCCAGTACGCGCACCTCTCCGCGCTCACGGTGAAGGCGGGCCAGCGGGTCAACACCGGCCAGCGGATCGGCCGTTCGGGCGCGACCGGCAACGCCACGGGACCGCATCTGCACTTCGAGATCAGGACCGGCCCCGCCTACGGCTCCGACGTGGACCCGCTGGCCTACCTGAGGGCCGGCGGCGTCGCGGTCTGA
- the gndA gene encoding NADP-dependent phosphogluconate dehydrogenase — MSGTAQIGVTGLAVMGRNLARNFARNGFTVAVHNRTAAKTRALVEEFGSEGSFVAAESPEDFVAALERPRRLVIMVKAGEPTDAVIQEFAPLLEEGDVIIDGGNAHFEDTRRRERELRERGIHFVGVGISGGEEGALHGPSIMPGGSAESYESLGPLLERIAAKAPDGSPCVTHVGPDAAGHFVKMVHNGIEYADMQLIAEAYHLLRTVAGYSPAKIAETFRDWNTGRLDSYLIEITAEVLAHVDAATGKPFVDVVQDRAEQKGTGRWTVQIALDLGVPVSGIAEAVFARSLSGHAELREAARSLTGPAVSPLGEKEAEAFAAQVEQALYASKIVSYTQGFHQIQAGSETYDWNVDPGAVAAIWRAGCIIRAAFLDRIRGAYDAQPDLPSLLSDKRFGDEIGAAQDDWRAVIMEATRQGVPVPGFSAALAYYDALRAERLPAALTQGQRDFFGAHTYRRTDREGSFHTLWGGDRTEVSTD; from the coding sequence ATGAGTGGAACAGCCCAGATCGGCGTCACCGGACTCGCGGTCATGGGCCGCAACCTCGCCCGCAACTTCGCGCGCAACGGGTTCACGGTCGCCGTGCACAACCGGACGGCCGCCAAGACCCGCGCGCTGGTCGAGGAGTTCGGCTCCGAGGGCAGCTTCGTGGCGGCCGAATCACCGGAAGACTTCGTGGCGGCCCTGGAACGGCCGCGCCGGCTCGTCATCATGGTCAAGGCCGGCGAGCCGACGGACGCGGTGATCCAGGAGTTCGCCCCGCTCCTCGAAGAGGGCGACGTGATCATCGACGGCGGCAACGCCCACTTCGAGGACACCCGCAGGCGGGAGCGCGAACTGCGCGAGCGGGGCATCCACTTCGTGGGCGTGGGCATCTCGGGCGGCGAGGAGGGCGCGCTGCACGGGCCGAGCATCATGCCGGGCGGCTCCGCCGAGTCCTATGAGTCCCTGGGCCCGCTCCTGGAGCGCATCGCGGCGAAGGCCCCCGACGGCTCCCCGTGCGTCACCCATGTGGGACCGGACGCGGCCGGCCACTTCGTGAAGATGGTGCACAACGGCATCGAGTACGCCGACATGCAGCTCATCGCGGAGGCCTACCACCTGCTGCGTACGGTGGCGGGCTACTCCCCCGCGAAGATCGCCGAGACCTTCCGGGACTGGAACACCGGGCGCCTCGACTCGTACCTCATCGAGATCACCGCCGAGGTGCTCGCCCATGTCGACGCGGCGACCGGCAAGCCGTTCGTGGACGTCGTGCAGGACCGGGCCGAGCAGAAGGGCACCGGGCGCTGGACCGTACAGATCGCGCTCGACCTCGGCGTCCCGGTGTCGGGCATCGCCGAGGCCGTGTTCGCCCGCTCCCTCTCGGGCCACGCCGAACTGCGCGAGGCAGCCCGTTCCCTGACCGGGCCGGCGGTGAGCCCGCTGGGCGAGAAGGAGGCGGAGGCCTTCGCGGCCCAGGTGGAGCAGGCGCTGTACGCCTCGAAGATCGTGTCCTACACCCAGGGCTTCCACCAGATCCAGGCGGGCAGCGAGACCTACGACTGGAACGTGGACCCGGGCGCGGTCGCGGCGATCTGGCGCGCGGGCTGCATCATCCGGGCCGCGTTCCTCGACCGGATCCGGGGCGCCTACGACGCACAGCCCGATCTGCCGAGCCTGCTCTCGGACAAGCGGTTCGGCGACGAGATCGGGGCGGCGCAGGACGACTGGCGTGCGGTGATCATGGAAGCGACCCGGCAGGGCGTGCCGGTGCCGGGCTTCTCGGCGGCGCTCGCGTACTACGACGCGCTGCGCGCCGAGCGCCTCCCGGCGGCACTCACGCAGGGCCAGCGCGACTTCTTCGGCGCGCACACCTATCGGCGCACCGACCGGGAGGGCTCGTTCCACACGCTGTGGGGCGGGGACCGGACCGAGGTGAGCACCGACTGA
- a CDS encoding aspartate/glutamate racemase family protein, translating to MLALLHTSPVHVPVFDALRDEDAPGLELRHVVKEQLLAQARELGPEAVAGAVGAVLAQAVAEGADAVLCTCSTIGAVAEAASASLGFPVLRVDRPMAAAAVAGGRRIAVVAAVASTLEPTAALIREEAGHRPLALRMVLAEHAWPFFEAGDTKAYLAEIARTVDALTDVDVVVLAQASMAPAAARTTLEVPVLASPRPGLRAAAAAAATAAAATAGRTRTG from the coding sequence GTGCTCGCGCTGCTGCACACCTCGCCCGTCCACGTCCCGGTCTTCGACGCCCTGCGTGACGAGGACGCCCCGGGCCTCGAACTGCGCCATGTCGTGAAGGAGCAACTCCTCGCCCAGGCAAGGGAGTTGGGGCCAGAGGCGGTGGCCGGGGCCGTCGGGGCCGTGCTGGCCCAAGCGGTGGCCGAAGGCGCGGACGCCGTCCTGTGCACCTGCTCCACGATCGGCGCGGTCGCCGAGGCGGCCTCCGCGTCGCTCGGTTTTCCGGTCCTGCGGGTCGACCGGCCGATGGCCGCCGCCGCCGTGGCGGGGGGCCGGCGCATCGCCGTGGTGGCCGCCGTCGCCTCCACCCTGGAGCCGACGGCCGCGCTGATCCGCGAGGAGGCCGGACACCGGCCCCTCGCCCTGCGCATGGTTCTGGCCGAGCACGCCTGGCCGTTCTTCGAAGCGGGCGACACGAAGGCGTACTTGGCGGAGATCGCCCGGACCGTGGACGCGCTGACCGACGTCGACGTCGTCGTTCTCGCCCAGGCCTCGATGGCGCCCGCCGCCGCACGGACCACGCTCGAGGTTCCCGTCCTGGCCAGCCCCCGGCCCGGCCTCCGCGCGGCGGCAGCGGCGGCAGCAACGGCGGCCGCGGCGACGGCGGGGCGGACCCGGACGGGTTGA
- the panD gene encoding aspartate 1-decarboxylase, which produces MLRTMFKSKIHRATVTQADLHYVGSVTVDVELMEAADLLPGELVHIVDIDNGNRLETYVIEGERGSGVIGINGAAAHLVHPGDLVILISYAQIDDAEARAFKPSVVHVDGVNRIVELGTDASAPVPGSDQRRSPQARIPAPPKEQ; this is translated from the coding sequence ATGCTGCGCACCATGTTCAAGTCCAAGATCCACCGGGCCACCGTGACCCAGGCCGATCTGCATTACGTGGGTTCCGTCACCGTGGATGTCGAGCTCATGGAAGCGGCCGACCTGCTTCCCGGTGAGCTGGTCCACATCGTCGACATCGACAACGGCAACCGCCTGGAGACGTACGTCATCGAGGGCGAGCGCGGCTCGGGGGTCATCGGCATCAACGGTGCCGCCGCCCACCTGGTGCACCCCGGTGACCTCGTGATCCTCATCAGCTACGCCCAGATCGACGACGCCGAGGCCCGGGCGTTCAAGCCCAGCGTGGTGCACGTCGACGGGGTGAACCGGATCGTCGAGCTCGGCACCGACGCCTCGGCGCCGGTCCCCGGCAGCGACCAGCGCCGCAGCCCGCAGGCCAGGATCCCCGCGCCGCCGAAGGAGCAGTAG